DNA sequence from the Methanolobus sp. ZRKC5 genome:
AGCAAAACCATTCAATTCAAAGGTTTCCATAAGGTCTGATGAATCTGAATCTTCTTCGGGAACTGTCCAGCCATCCTCATCTCCAAACATGCGTTTCAATGTAAGGGAAGTTCCTTCTGTAAAACAACCTGAAATGCCTGAACCTGAATGCCGGTCTGAATATATTATCGCAGAAACCGATGATGAGCGCAAGGTTCGACTCGACAAGGACTCACGACAGGATATGGCTTCGTGCAAATATATTGTTGCAGAAGAAGGTCAATCCTCATGTGAAGAAGAAGAGGAATCCTCTAACTATGAGACAATCGAGGCGCGCGAAGATGAAGATGCTGTGGTAATCGTCACACGAAGAAAATAATCTTTTTTATAAAAACAGAGGAATCGCGTGCATATCAAGGAACTTGAGTTTATAAACTTCAAATCCTTCGGGAAAAAGGTAAAAATACCTTTTTTTGATGGTTTCACCACCATTTCCGGTCCAAATGGCAGTGGCAAATCTAATATCATAGATGGTATCCTCTTTGTGCTGGGCTTATCAAGTTCCAGGACCATGAGGGCTGAAAAACTTACTGATCTTATCTATAACGGCGAAGGTTCTAAAAAGCCTGATTTTGCACAGGTGACGATTCGCTTTGATAATACTGATCGTGAAATGCCATATGATGCCGATGAGATTATTATTACAAGAAAGATACGGGAAACTGATTCCGGGTATTACAGTTATTTCTATTTCGATGGCAAGGCAGCTAGTCTTACGGAAGTGCATAATTATCTTGCAAAAGCCCGTGTTACTCCTGAAGGTTATAATGTTGTGATGCAGGGTGATGTTACGCGCATCATCAATATGACCCCTACCGAGAGACGAAAGATAATTGATGAGATAGCTGGCGTTGCTGAGTTTGATAGTAAAAGGGACAGGGCTTTCAGTGAGCTTGAGATCGTTCGCGAGAGGGTTGAGAGGGTCGATATAATCATCGAAGAGGTCGGCCAGCAGCTTGAGAAGCTCAAGACCGAGCGTGATCAGGCTCTTAAATATCAATCTCTTAAGGAAGAGAAAATGAAATTCGAGGGCTTTGTCCTGCTTGCAAAGCTCAAGGATGCTAAGGTAGAGCTATTATCTGTTGCTGATGACATCCAGGCCAAGGATGAGGTTCTTGGTAAACTGGGACTGGATCTTGATGCCAAAAAGATCAATGTTGAAAAGCTTGAACAGGATCTCGAAGAAATGACCCTGACCATCCAGAGAATGGGTGAGGATGAGCAGATCCAGATAAAAAAGGATATAGAGGGCATAAGAGGTGAAGTTTCAAGATGTGTTGACACCATTGAGCTTTCCGAAAAGGAAATGGAAGATGTCGAATCCAGGCGTAGGAAAACTTTTGTTGAAATTGATGAAATAAAAGGCAAGCTTGAAGAGCTGGACTCTAATCTTTCAGAAGAATCAATGAGAAAAGAAAGCATCCTGTCCGAGATGTCCGAGCGCAAGACCGAGCGCATGATTCTCCAGAGCAAGATAGCAGATGTCGATTCAAAATTCGCCCAGACAAGGGATGAGCTCAGTACTCTCAAGTCAAAGCTTGAGACTGTGAAGAACGACAAAAATGAGCTTATGCGTCAGGAAGACCGCTTGCTTGATTCACTAAGAAGAAAGTCAGCGGAAGTCCGGGATATTGAAAGTGAGATCGCAGATGCGAAATCCAAAGCAGAATCCTCTGGAAGTGATACACTTTCTGTTGGATATGATATAGAGAAGCTCAATGAGAAAATCGATGTCCTGACAAAGGATATTGACGATCTTGAACTCAACCGTTCCCAATTAAAGGTCATCGTCAAGGAAATTGAAGATGAACTTCGCAAGTATGAGAATGATTATGCCAGGATAGAGGTCCGTGTACGTGCGGCAGAAGACCATAGCAGGTATTCTAAAGCAGTAGACATGGTGATGAATGAGAAGAAACACCATGGTTTACCAGGCATATATGGTACCATCGCAGAACTTGGCAGTGTTGACCAGAAATATTCTAATGCCCTTGGAATTGCAGCTGGTGGGCGTATGCAGGCAGTTGTTGTCGAGAATGATGAGGACGCTTCCCGCGCAATATCTTTCCTAAAGCAAAGAAGAGGCGGAAGAGCCACATTCCTCCCATTGAATAAAATGGAGTCCCGCAGGCCCTACAAAAACCTATCCGATAGGGAAGGTGTTGTGGGTTATGCAATTGACCTTATAGATTTTGATAATAAATTCGAAGCTGCTTTCTGGTATGTTTTCAGGGATACTCTCATTGTAGACACTCTGACAAATGCCCGCCGTCTTATGGGTGGGCTGCGGATGGTTACTCTTGAAGGCGAGGTCATTGAGAAGAGTGGCGCAATGGTGGGCGGTTCCCAACAACAGAAATCCGGTCTTTCATTCGCTGCTTCTGAGAAAGATAAGCTCGTGAAGATCGCTGAGAAAATCACTGAATACGATTCAAGACGCAGCAATGCTATCAAGAAACTGGATCAGGTGGAAGGGCATATATCTCAGGTCAATCATGAGGTCCATGAACATGACAAGGAGATATCCAAGAAGCAGATGCAACTTGAAGAGATCTCAGGAAGGAGTGAACGTCTTTCCCAGCTCATTGAAGCAAAGGCTCAGGAACTTGCAGATATAGAAGAGTCACGCAAGGAGCTCAGAGATGAAATGGAGCGAACTGTTACCCTGAAACAGGAAAAGGAAGAACTCGTCCTGTCTTTAGAAGCGGATATCGGGGAGCTGGATGAGAAACTTGCAGGTTCTGAAGTTCCGGAACTTAACAGGCAGGCAGAACAGCTTGACGAAGAGATCAGGCGTCTGGATGGTCGTGTTCGTGACATCGATTCCACTTTGAATGCCCTGAACCTTGACCGTGATTATGCATCATCAAAAATGGAAGAGAACAGGGAACTTATCAAGTCAATGGATGAGAAGAAAGCTACGCACAAACAACGCGTGGCCGACCTCAGGAATAAGATCACTGAACTTGAGGCATCTCTTTTGGAAAAACAGCAGCGTGAAACTGAACTTGCTGATAAGTTAAAAGAATTACAGCAAGAACGTGCTCAACTGCACGAGAAGCATGCTTCTGTGAAGAAGGAATTTGAGAAGATAAAGCTCAGAGTTGATGACGGTAATCGTCATATGATGGCTCTGAAAGCCACAAAGGATGCACTTGATGAACAGGTTGTCGAACTTGCGGAAGAGATCCAGAGACGTGGTATTGAGGAAACAGAGGAAGTTCCTAATTATGAGACCGTGCGCACAAGGATAGGTTCTATTGAGAAGGCCATGGAGCGTCTTGAACCTGTCAATATGCGCGCAATTGATGAGTACGATGAGGTTGAGGCAAGACTCAATGACCTTGTCACAAGGCGTGACACTCTGTCCTCAGAAAGGGAACAGATACTTGAGCGTATAAAGCAATATGAGCAGCTCAAAAAAGATACTTTTATGGAAACCTATGAAGGTATAAATGCACCTTTCAAGGAAATATTCCATGAGCTTTCCGATGGTACTGGTGAGCTGGTTCTCGATAATTATGAAGATCCCTTTGCAGGTGGCATGACACTTAAAGCACAACCAAAGGAAAAGACCCTGCAGCGTCTGGAAGCCATGTCGGGTGGAGAAAAAAGTCTTACTGCCCTGTCATTTGTATTCGCCATTCAGCAGTACAGGCCTGCTCCTTTCTATGCATTCGATGAAATTGATATGTTCCTTGACGGAGCTAATGCAGGTAAGGTTGCACAGCGGGTTAAAACAGCAGTTGCAAATGCACAATTCATTGTTGTCTCTCTCAGAAAACCAATGATAGAGGCTGCTGAGCGTACCATTGGGGTTGCAATGCAGGAAAATAATATTACAAGTATTACGGGTGTGAAACTACGTTGAACGAAATAGCAGAAGATATGGAGCTGGTTCAAGCAGCCGAAATTGTTCCGATTGCTGGTGTTTCGTTACCATGCACTATTGATCCGGCATTCGTTGAGACCTTAAGGGAACTTGGTGTTGATGAATCTCTCCTTGACTTCTCGGAAGACGTACTTAGCGAACCTGTTGAGATTCTCATGAATCTTGCAAAGGACGGTGCCATAAATCCATGGGATATAGATCTTGTCACTGTTACTGACATGTTCCTTGAGCGTATCGAAGTGATGCAGATGATGGATCTTCGAATCTCCGGCAGGACACTTCTTTATGCGTCGATTCTGTTGCGTATGAAATCCACCGGAATCGTCCTGGAGGATGAGGATGAGGACTGCTTCGAGATGATGGATGATGAGCTGGATTTCTATGAGGTTGATGAATATCCGGTTCCAAAACTACCTATCCGTCGCAGAGCTACACGTCCGGTTACACTTCATGAGCTCATTGTTGAGCTGCGCAAAGCAGAGAAGGTTGAAACGCGCAGGAAAGACCGCAGTGTTTACCGAAAACTTGAAGAAAGGTCAGCTGTAACAACAGATGATGTCCTGGGTATTGCTCACGAAGAGGATATACTGGGACGTGTCAGGGATATGGCTGCAATGTTAAAGGAATCATTTACTGAGCATGAGTTTGTCCAGCTTTCTGATCTGATGACCGATGACCGGTCTGAGAATATCATGACCTATGTTTCACTTCTTTTCCTTGCAACTGAAAAGCAGGTTTGGTTGACACAGGAAGAACTCTTCGGTGAATTGTATGTTTATCCAGCCAGGGCAAATTATGAGGCTGTTTAAGAGGTGTGTTTACAGTTATGAGTGACCGGGAAGTTATGGAGGCAGCTCTTTTTGCTGCCGGAGGGGCACTTGATGCGGCAACCCTTGGAAAACTGATAGGCAAGCCAAAGAAACATGTTATCTCTATCGCAGTTGATCTTGTGAAAGAATATTCTTCCAGGGAAACTGGTATTGAGGTAATTGACCTTGGTGAACGCTACGTTATGCAGGTCAAACCAAAATATACTGATGTGGTGAGACCACTTGCTCCAAAAGAATTGAGTGCACCCATGCTGCGCACACTTTCCATGATAGCATATCATCAGCCACTTATCCAGTCAGATCTTGTGGACATGAGGGGTAATTCTGCTTATGACCACATAAGGGAGCTGAAGGACAGAGGCTTTGTTGAGGCTGTACCACACGGAAGAACAAAGATTCTCCGTACCACTTCTTTATTTGCTGATTATTTCGGTCTTGAATCCAACGACCCTGAACTTGTTAAAAAGAAGATTGTTGAACTTTCTCGCTTTCAAAGCGGACAGAGTGGTCTTAACAAGTGGCTTGGGAGAAGATTCATTGGTGTTACTCCTATGTATGAGTCCCTGATGGAAATGTGTGGTATAAGGGAGTACAAAGTTATCAACGCCTATGATCCTACGGAAGATGAGTTGGATGAGCTTGAAGATGTGTATAAATTAGTTATCTCCAAAGGTTACATTGAAAAAGTGAGTAAATATTATGACGGAGAAATAATTGAGGTTAGTTCAACCACGTTTGATGATATTATTGATTCTATCAAACTCCTTGAGAATGTGGCTGACCCTGAGAGGTCAAAGTCAAGTATTGAAGCAATAAATGAGCTCAAAGAACGTTATACTTCAAAGGCACTTGTTATAAGCAAGAAAGTCCAGCCTGCAACTGAGATGGTTGCGCGTATCGTCAGTGACTTGCGACTGGGAGTATCATCTACCGGAATTGTAATAGCTCCTGATTATGGCACATCAACAGATGGTGTTGAAGTTTCAGAAGGTGCCGAGATTCTTGTACCAACTCACAAAGCCATGGATGGCAGCTTGCTGGAAAGGGTTTGTAGCAAATATGACGCTGTTATAGATGGACTTAAAAAGTTTGAGAACAGTTGAAAATAAGCAGTTTGATCTAAAGATCTTTCCAAAATGTCATTTTTTATGGTTTCTTTAAATACTTATATAAACCAGAGGGTATAACTTTATATACTGAATTGCTGAATATAACCAACTCGCTTTAAATGCTTTAAATATGAGGATTATACTATGTCAGATTACAACATCAAAATTGAAAATGTGGTCGCATCTACCAAGCTTGCAGAAGAATTTGATCTTATAAAGATAGAAGCTGAATTCGAGGGTGCTGAATATAACAAACAGAAGTTCCCTGGTCTCGTTTACCGTGTAACTGACCCAAAAGCTGCATTTTTGGTATTTACTTCCGGTAAGGTAGTATGTACCGGTGCAAAGAATGTGGCTGATGTTCACACTGTCATAGGCAACATGGCAAAAAAGCTCAATGGAATTGGAATAAAAACCATAGAGAACCCTGAAATTACTGTTCAGAACATTGTAGCATCCGCAGATCTGAAGGCAGTGCTAAATCTGAATGCTATTGCTATCGGTCTTGGTCTTGAGAATATTGAATATGAGCCAGAACAGTTCCCGGGTCTTGTTTACCGCATAGACGATCCTAAGGTCGTAGTACTTATTTTCAGTTCCGGAAAACTTGTGGTTACCGGTGGAAAATCTCCTGAGAATTGTGAACAGGGTGTTGAAGTCGTAAGGCAGCAACTTGACAGCATGGGTCTGCTCTAAGACCACATCTTTTTATTTCTTTTAAAATGACAAACGAGAACGTCTGTATTTTATTGCCTGTCCTCAACGAAGAGGCTACCATCGGTCAGGTTATCAGAGATTTTCGCTTAGAAGGCTTTGACAATATACTTGTTATAGACGGCAACAGCAAAGATAGGACACGTGAGATTTCAGAAGCTGAAGGTGCCCGGGTCGTAGTTCAGACTGGCAAGGGTAAAGGTCAGGCACTAAAACAGGCTTTTGAACTTATAGATGAAGAATACATCGTTATGGCAGATGGCGATGGTACCAATCTTGCAAAAGATGTCCATGCGGTACTCGGCCCTGTTCTTGAAGGAAAAGCTGACCATGTCATGGGCAACAGATTAGTGGACTATGAGGAAGGGGCATTTACCAGGCTCAACCTATTCGGCAACAAAATAATCAACAAGATTTTTGGGCTGGCCTATGGGTTGTGGCTTGAAGATATTCTTACTGGATACAGGGCTTTTAATAAAAAGGCCATCAAATCATTTGAATTGAAAAAACTAGGATTTGAGATCGAATCTGAGATTACGATCGAGAGTGTTAAGAAAGACTTGAGGATATTAGAAGTTCCAACTACTTACCTTGCAAGGCACACCGAGGGAGCCACCAAGTTAAATCCCCTTAAAGATGGTTTCAGGATTGGCTCTACCATTTATAAAATGGCACGTCTTCACAATCCGATGTTCTATTTTGGCATAATTGGTGGGATTTTCATTGTATCTGGACTGATAGTTGGTACTTATGTTGTAATACAGTGGTTCCAGGGAGTTACCCGCATACCTATGAGCATTCTTACTACTCTTCTTATCATAGCAGGTTTCCAGATGTTCGTTTTTGGAATGTTGAGTGACCTTGTGGTAACCCTTCATAGGGAAAACATGCGTATGCTCAGGGCGCTGAGTGAAGATAAGAAGAAATAACTGTTGTTTAGTTTATGCTTTTCTTCTTTCTTCCTTCTCAACAATACATATTTTCCAGTAGATTTGCTTTCATATTTTAAATTCTGACCTGATTCATATACTCTTGGTTTTGCAGCAAAAAATAAATAAATACAAGTGTAAAACAAAACAATTGAGCTTGTTTTGAATTAAAGCAAATCTTCTCACAGCATGTGCTTATTCCGTGCAATGTATTTATTGTGTCTGTTTTTAGCCATTTGTTGCGGTCCGTATTTCCATATATTTAAATGTAATTAATCCTTTGATAAAGTTAACTTGACTTTATCGAAAGTTAATTTTTCGACAACTATTATATACGATTTAGTTCTACTAGGGTACATCAAACTCTGAGGTATAAATAATGACAATAGTAACAGATGCAAAAAGCGGTAAGATCACAGAAGAGATGAAGATCGTTGCAGCAAACGAAAACAAAGACCCTGAATTCATCAGGCGTGGAATTGCTGCAGGAAGAATCGTAATCCCTATGACCCCATACAGGGACATCAAACTCTGTGGTATCGGTGAAGGACTCAGGACAAAGGTCAATGCATCCATTGGTGCATCATCAGATATCGTTGATGTAGATATGGAAGTTACAAAGGCAAAGGCAGCAGAAGCAGCAGGTGCAGACACACTTATGGAGCTCGGTACCGGTGGGGATTTCCTTGGTATCAGGAAACAGGTCTGTGACGCAATATCCCTTTCAGTAGGTTCAGTACCTCTTTATCAGGCATTCATCACCGCAGCAAAGAGAGATGGTTCTATTGTCCACATGACAGAGGACGACCTTTGGCATGCAACCGAGGAACAGGCAAAGCTCGGAACAAACTTTATGGCTATCCACACAGGTGTCAACAACATTGTCCTTGACAGACTGAAGGCACACGGCAGATACGGTGGACTTTGTTCCCGTGGCGGTGCATTCATGAGTACCTGGATGCTCCACAATGAGAAGGAAAACCCACTTTATGAAGACTTCGATTATCTTTGTGAGATCCTCAAGGAACACGAAGTTACTCTTTCAACAGGTAATGGAATGCGCGCAGGTGCAATCGCCGATGCAACCGACAGAGCACAGGTCCAGGAGCTTATCATCAACTCCGAATGTGCACAGAAAGCACATGACAAATACGACCTTCAGGTAATCGTAGAAGGCCCCGGTCACGTACCACTCGATGAAGTTGAAATGAATGTCAAGCTCATGAAATCAATGAGCGGTGGAAAACCATTCTACATGCTCGGTCCTCTTGTATCTGACATCGGTGCAGGCCGTGACCATATCGTAACAGCTATCGGTGCATCAGCTTCTGCAGCAGCAGGCTGTGACTTCCTTTGCTATGTAACACCAGCAGAACATCTTGCACTTCCAAACCTCGAAGACGTTATTGAGGGTGTCAAGACATCAAGGATTGCAGCTCACGTAGGTGACATGGTTAAGAACAAGGAAAGCCGTGACTGGGATCTTGCAATGGGCAGGGCACGCAGAGATCTTGACTGGGAGAAGCAGTTCGGTCTTGCACTCGATCCGGAACTCGCAAGAAAGATAAGAACCGAGAGAGCTTCAGCAGATGAAGATGCATGTACAATGTGCGGTGACTTCTGCGCACTTAAGATAGTTAACCAGAGCTTCAACCTCTCTAAGTAATGCCTTTGGCATTACTTTTTCTTTTACTTTTTTTAGTTTCTCTATTTTTGAGTGGCAACCATTATTCCTAAGTGGTAACT
Encoded proteins:
- the scpB gene encoding SMC-Scp complex subunit ScpB gives rise to the protein MSDREVMEAALFAAGGALDAATLGKLIGKPKKHVISIAVDLVKEYSSRETGIEVIDLGERYVMQVKPKYTDVVRPLAPKELSAPMLRTLSMIAYHQPLIQSDLVDMRGNSAYDHIRELKDRGFVEAVPHGRTKILRTTSLFADYFGLESNDPELVKKKIVELSRFQSGQSGLNKWLGRRFIGVTPMYESLMEMCGIREYKVINAYDPTEDELDELEDVYKLVISKGYIEKVSKYYDGEIIEVSSTTFDDIIDSIKLLENVADPERSKSSIEAINELKERYTSKALVISKKVQPATEMVARIVSDLRLGVSSTGIVIAPDYGTSTDGVEVSEGAEILVPTHKAMDGSLLERVCSKYDAVIDGLKKFENS
- the smc gene encoding chromosome segregation protein SMC, which produces MHIKELEFINFKSFGKKVKIPFFDGFTTISGPNGSGKSNIIDGILFVLGLSSSRTMRAEKLTDLIYNGEGSKKPDFAQVTIRFDNTDREMPYDADEIIITRKIRETDSGYYSYFYFDGKAASLTEVHNYLAKARVTPEGYNVVMQGDVTRIINMTPTERRKIIDEIAGVAEFDSKRDRAFSELEIVRERVERVDIIIEEVGQQLEKLKTERDQALKYQSLKEEKMKFEGFVLLAKLKDAKVELLSVADDIQAKDEVLGKLGLDLDAKKINVEKLEQDLEEMTLTIQRMGEDEQIQIKKDIEGIRGEVSRCVDTIELSEKEMEDVESRRRKTFVEIDEIKGKLEELDSNLSEESMRKESILSEMSERKTERMILQSKIADVDSKFAQTRDELSTLKSKLETVKNDKNELMRQEDRLLDSLRRKSAEVRDIESEIADAKSKAESSGSDTLSVGYDIEKLNEKIDVLTKDIDDLELNRSQLKVIVKEIEDELRKYENDYARIEVRVRAAEDHSRYSKAVDMVMNEKKHHGLPGIYGTIAELGSVDQKYSNALGIAAGGRMQAVVVENDEDASRAISFLKQRRGGRATFLPLNKMESRRPYKNLSDREGVVGYAIDLIDFDNKFEAAFWYVFRDTLIVDTLTNARRLMGGLRMVTLEGEVIEKSGAMVGGSQQQKSGLSFAASEKDKLVKIAEKITEYDSRRSNAIKKLDQVEGHISQVNHEVHEHDKEISKKQMQLEEISGRSERLSQLIEAKAQELADIEESRKELRDEMERTVTLKQEKEELVLSLEADIGELDEKLAGSEVPELNRQAEQLDEEIRRLDGRVRDIDSTLNALNLDRDYASSKMEENRELIKSMDEKKATHKQRVADLRNKITELEASLLEKQQRETELADKLKELQQERAQLHEKHASVKKEFEKIKLRVDDGNRHMMALKATKDALDEQVVELAEEIQRRGIEETEEVPNYETVRTRIGSIEKAMERLEPVNMRAIDEYDEVEARLNDLVTRRDTLSSEREQILERIKQYEQLKKDTFMETYEGINAPFKEIFHELSDGTGELVLDNYEDPFAGGMTLKAQPKEKTLQRLEAMSGGEKSLTALSFVFAIQQYRPAPFYAFDEIDMFLDGANAGKVAQRVKTAVANAQFIVVSLRKPMIEAAERTIGVAMQENNITSITGVKLR
- the aglJ gene encoding S-layer glycoprotein N-glycosyltransferase AglJ, encoding MTNENVCILLPVLNEEATIGQVIRDFRLEGFDNILVIDGNSKDRTREISEAEGARVVVQTGKGKGQALKQAFELIDEEYIVMADGDGTNLAKDVHAVLGPVLEGKADHVMGNRLVDYEEGAFTRLNLFGNKIINKIFGLAYGLWLEDILTGYRAFNKKAIKSFELKKLGFEIESEITIESVKKDLRILEVPTTYLARHTEGATKLNPLKDGFRIGSTIYKMARLHNPMFYFGIIGGIFIVSGLIVGTYVVIQWFQGVTRIPMSILTTLLIIAGFQMFVFGMLSDLVVTLHRENMRMLRALSEDKKK
- a CDS encoding ScpA family protein; this translates as MNEIAEDMELVQAAEIVPIAGVSLPCTIDPAFVETLRELGVDESLLDFSEDVLSEPVEILMNLAKDGAINPWDIDLVTVTDMFLERIEVMQMMDLRISGRTLLYASILLRMKSTGIVLEDEDEDCFEMMDDELDFYEVDEYPVPKLPIRRRATRPVTLHELIVELRKAEKVETRRKDRSVYRKLEERSAVTTDDVLGIAHEEDILGRVRDMAAMLKESFTEHEFVQLSDLMTDDRSENIMTYVSLLFLATEKQVWLTQEELFGELYVYPARANYEAV
- the thiC gene encoding phosphomethylpyrimidine synthase ThiC — its product is MTIVTDAKSGKITEEMKIVAANENKDPEFIRRGIAAGRIVIPMTPYRDIKLCGIGEGLRTKVNASIGASSDIVDVDMEVTKAKAAEAAGADTLMELGTGGDFLGIRKQVCDAISLSVGSVPLYQAFITAAKRDGSIVHMTEDDLWHATEEQAKLGTNFMAIHTGVNNIVLDRLKAHGRYGGLCSRGGAFMSTWMLHNEKENPLYEDFDYLCEILKEHEVTLSTGNGMRAGAIADATDRAQVQELIINSECAQKAHDKYDLQVIVEGPGHVPLDEVEMNVKLMKSMSGGKPFYMLGPLVSDIGAGRDHIVTAIGASASAAAGCDFLCYVTPAEHLALPNLEDVIEGVKTSRIAAHVGDMVKNKESRDWDLAMGRARRDLDWEKQFGLALDPELARKIRTERASADEDACTMCGDFCALKIVNQSFNLSK
- a CDS encoding TATA-box-binding protein yields the protein MSDYNIKIENVVASTKLAEEFDLIKIEAEFEGAEYNKQKFPGLVYRVTDPKAAFLVFTSGKVVCTGAKNVADVHTVIGNMAKKLNGIGIKTIENPEITVQNIVASADLKAVLNLNAIAIGLGLENIEYEPEQFPGLVYRIDDPKVVVLIFSSGKLVVTGGKSPENCEQGVEVVRQQLDSMGLL